The nucleotide sequence CGGGAGCGGGCGCTGGCCCTCGACAACCCGGCCGGCTACCTCTACCGCGTCGGCCAGAGCCGGACCCGCCGGCGCCGGCCGGTGTGGGGCCCCGCCGCCGAGCCCGGCCGCCTCCCCGACGTCGAGCCCCGCCTCCCGGCCGCCCTGGCCGCGCTGTCCGAGCGCCAGCGGGTGGCCGTGTTCCTCGCCCACGGCTGCGGGTGGACCCACGGCGAGGTGGCCGAGCTGCTCGGCATCTCGGCGTCGTCCGTGGCCAACCACGTCGCCCGGGGGATGGCCAGGCTCCGGGCCGAGCTGAAGGTGACCGTCGATGCCTGACCTCGACCAGCAGCTCCGGCGCTTCGCCGACGCCGTGCTCGCCGGCGTCGAGCCCGTGACCGTCGACGAGGCGGCCGGCCGGCACGCCCGCCGGCGCCCG is from Acidimicrobiales bacterium and encodes:
- a CDS encoding sigma-70 family RNA polymerase sigma factor, encoding RERALALDNPAGYLYRVGQSRTRRRRPVWGPAAEPGRLPDVEPRLPAALAALSERQRVAVFLAHGCGWTHGEVAELLGISASSVANHVARGMARLRAELKVTVDA